Proteins from a single region of Haloplanus sp. GDY1:
- a CDS encoding homoserine kinase — MITVRAPATSANLGSGFDVFGAALDRPADVVRVEKADRTTIDVTGYGSEFIPEDPENNTVGAVAEALDAPAHIRIDKGIRPSSGLGSSGASAAAAALALNELYDRGLTREELVPIAGKGEATVSGEVHLDNVAPALLGGFTVATGRDVTTVDADIPLVACLPEIAISTRDARDVVPAGATMEQLVYTVGRAATLTTGMCRNDPRLVGKGMHDRLVTPARADLISGYDEVREAALDAGATGVTVSGAGPGVLAACYPEDRRSIAAAMVEGFAEVGVDSRAYQTEIGRGATLYPDT, encoded by the coding sequence ATGATTACGGTCAGGGCTCCCGCGACGAGTGCGAACCTCGGCAGCGGGTTCGACGTGTTCGGCGCGGCCCTCGACCGACCGGCGGACGTCGTTCGCGTCGAGAAGGCCGACCGGACGACAATCGACGTGACGGGCTACGGGAGCGAGTTCATCCCCGAGGACCCCGAGAACAACACCGTCGGGGCAGTCGCCGAGGCGCTCGACGCCCCGGCGCACATCCGCATCGACAAGGGGATCCGTCCCTCCTCGGGGCTCGGCTCCTCGGGCGCCAGCGCCGCGGCGGCGGCGCTCGCCCTGAACGAACTGTACGACCGCGGCCTCACGCGCGAGGAACTCGTCCCCATCGCGGGGAAAGGCGAGGCCACCGTCTCCGGCGAGGTCCACCTCGACAACGTGGCGCCCGCCCTGCTGGGAGGGTTCACCGTCGCCACGGGCCGGGACGTGACGACCGTCGACGCCGACATTCCGCTCGTCGCCTGCCTCCCCGAAATCGCCATCTCGACGCGCGACGCCCGCGACGTGGTGCCCGCGGGGGCGACGATGGAGCAACTCGTCTACACCGTCGGCCGGGCGGCGACGCTGACGACGGGCATGTGTCGGAACGACCCCCGCCTCGTCGGCAAGGGGATGCACGACCGCCTCGTCACGCCCGCCCGGGCCGACCTCATCTCGGGGTACGACGAGGTGCGCGAGGCCGCCCTCGACGCCGGCGCCACCGGCGTCACCGTCAGCGGCGCCGGCCCCGGCGTCCTCGCGGCGTGTTACCCCGAGGACCGCCGGTCGATCGCGGCCGCGATGGTCGAGGGGTTCGCCGAGGTCGGGGTCGACTCCCGGGCCTACCAGACCGAGATCGGCCGCGGCGCGACGCTGTACCCCGACACGTAG
- the pdxS gene encoding pyridoxal 5'-phosphate synthase lyase subunit PdxS yields MTDLEELRRGTELVKRGFARMQKGGVIMDVVNAEQARIAEDCGAVAVMSLEAVPADIRKRGGVARMADPAALTEILEEVSIPVMGKARIGHRKEAEILEAKGADMIDESEVLTPADDEYHIDKREFTAPFVCGARNLGEALRRIDEGAAMIRTKGEAGTGDVNQAVTHQRAIKGAIRELDGMAYEERERWAREHGAPRDLVHETAEMGRLPVVNFAAGGIATPADAALMMHHGCDGIFVGSGIFGAENPEAMGTAIVEAVNNWDDPERLADIATNVGRGMKGQSNADMAEEEQLQGRGV; encoded by the coding sequence ATGACCGATCTCGAAGAACTGCGGCGCGGCACGGAACTGGTGAAGCGCGGCTTCGCCCGCATGCAGAAAGGGGGCGTCATCATGGACGTCGTCAACGCGGAGCAGGCCCGCATCGCGGAGGACTGCGGCGCCGTCGCGGTGATGAGCCTGGAGGCCGTCCCCGCGGACATCCGCAAGCGCGGCGGCGTCGCCCGGATGGCCGACCCCGCGGCGCTCACCGAGATTCTGGAGGAGGTGTCCATCCCCGTGATGGGCAAGGCGCGCATCGGCCACCGGAAGGAGGCGGAGATCCTGGAGGCCAAGGGCGCGGACATGATCGACGAGAGCGAAGTGCTCACGCCCGCCGACGACGAGTACCACATCGACAAGCGGGAGTTCACCGCGCCGTTCGTCTGCGGGGCGCGGAACCTGGGCGAGGCGCTCCGCCGCATCGACGAGGGCGCGGCGATGATCCGCACCAAGGGCGAGGCGGGCACGGGCGACGTGAACCAGGCGGTCACCCACCAGCGCGCCATCAAGGGCGCCATCCGCGAACTCGACGGGATGGCCTACGAGGAGCGCGAGCGGTGGGCGCGGGAACACGGCGCGCCCCGCGACCTGGTCCACGAGACGGCGGAGATGGGGCGCCTGCCGGTCGTCAACTTCGCCGCCGGCGGCATCGCGACGCCCGCGGACGCGGCGCTCATGATGCACCACGGGTGTGACGGCATCTTCGTCGGCTCCGGCATCTTCGGCGCCGAGAACCCCGAGGCGATGGGCACCGCCATCGTCGAGGCGGTCAACAACTGGGACGACCCCGAACGCCTGGCCGACATCGCGACGAACGTCGGCCGGGGGATGAAGGGGCAGTCGAACGCCGACATGGCCGAAGAGGAGCAGTTGCAGGGTCGCGGGGTCTGA
- a CDS encoding DUF1405 domain-containing protein, producing MSSGSESVTGRIATLVDGDGLPTPDSLPRWLAPLPRPVENLGLSLAWAVVATNLVGTAFGFWYYRFQFAAEPLVIWPLVPDSPVATLFVALSLALWKLGRSNETVNALAFFGCWKLGLWTPFVLLAFADGFLATTPLPMYAFLLGSHLMMVVEAFVIHRYSDFPVGAVAVAAAWYGLNDLVDYFLPLVGTPHHTLLPGQRIVDGTITHVSPSHELAAAGAVVLTLTATFLTLATRVKKLEVRSR from the coding sequence ATGAGTTCCGGGTCGGAGTCGGTGACGGGCCGCATCGCCACCCTCGTGGACGGCGACGGCCTCCCCACGCCCGACTCGCTCCCCCGGTGGCTCGCGCCGCTCCCGCGACCGGTCGAGAACCTCGGCCTCTCGCTCGCGTGGGCGGTGGTCGCCACCAACCTCGTCGGAACCGCCTTCGGCTTCTGGTACTACCGCTTCCAGTTCGCGGCCGAGCCCCTCGTCATCTGGCCGCTCGTCCCCGACAGCCCCGTCGCCACGCTCTTCGTCGCCCTCTCGCTCGCCCTCTGGAAACTCGGCCGGTCGAACGAGACGGTGAACGCGCTGGCCTTCTTCGGCTGCTGGAAACTCGGCCTCTGGACGCCCTTCGTCCTCCTCGCGTTCGCCGACGGCTTCCTCGCGACCACCCCGCTCCCCATGTACGCGTTCCTCCTCGGGAGCCACCTCATGATGGTCGTCGAGGCGTTCGTGATCCACCGCTACAGCGACTTCCCCGTGGGCGCCGTCGCCGTCGCCGCCGCGTGGTACGGCCTGAACGACCTGGTGGACTACTTCCTGCCGCTGGTCGGCACCCCCCACCACACCCTGCTCCCGGGCCAGCGCATCGTCGACGGCACGATCACGCACGTCTCGCCGAGCCACGAACTCGCCGCCGCCGGCGCCGTCGTCCTGACGCTCACGGCGACGTTTCTCACCCTGGCGACGCGGGTGAAGAAACTGGAGGTCCGATCACGGTAG
- a CDS encoding DUF6293 family protein, with the protein MQTHIVPVGFDYDRLIAPLIRDQFDVDRVILLEGAVGSEANVEYSRNISEKLEQDFRNLLGAETRRVVIEDVYDYDAAFEDAFDLINDQLDEGAPDGEVWVNVSSMPRPVSFAFATAAHSITLERQADRDRIHTYYTAPEKYLETELAEELRANRDLLRSLLDEGAVDDERVRERLDGTTELLDEFDERGTTIGAKRIGDNHIVELPVASFSNVKPFEEVILFELGDHGEFESVSELAEALAAELGEEYTDSFRSKVIYNVDRLGPGGKGYIEQEEHGKSYRTRLSRIGELWVRAHADREDVPVRD; encoded by the coding sequence ATGCAGACCCACATCGTCCCGGTCGGCTTCGACTACGACCGGCTGATCGCGCCGCTGATCCGCGACCAGTTCGACGTCGACCGGGTCATCCTGCTCGAGGGCGCCGTCGGGAGCGAGGCCAACGTGGAGTACTCGCGGAACATCTCGGAGAAACTGGAGCAGGACTTCCGGAACCTGCTCGGCGCCGAGACCAGGCGCGTCGTCATCGAGGACGTCTACGACTACGACGCCGCCTTCGAGGACGCCTTCGACCTCATCAACGACCAGTTGGACGAGGGAGCGCCGGACGGCGAGGTGTGGGTGAACGTGAGTTCGATGCCGCGGCCGGTGAGTTTCGCCTTCGCCACCGCCGCCCACTCCATCACCCTCGAACGGCAGGCGGACCGGGACCGCATCCACACCTACTACACCGCCCCCGAGAAGTACCTGGAGACGGAACTCGCGGAGGAGTTGCGGGCGAACCGGGACCTGCTGCGGAGCCTCCTCGACGAGGGGGCGGTCGACGACGAGCGCGTCCGCGAGCGCCTCGACGGGACGACCGAACTCCTCGACGAGTTCGACGAACGGGGCACCACCATCGGCGCCAAGCGCATCGGCGACAACCACATCGTCGAACTCCCGGTCGCCTCCTTCTCGAACGTCAAGCCGTTCGAGGAGGTGATCCTGTTCGAACTCGGCGACCACGGCGAGTTCGAGTCCGTCTCCGAACTCGCCGAAGCCCTCGCGGCCGAACTCGGCGAGGAGTACACCGACAGCTTCCGGTCGAAGGTCATCTACAACGTCGACCGCCTCGGCCCGGGTGGGAAGGGCTACATCGAACAGGAGGAACACGGGAAGTCCTACCGGACGCGGCTCTCCCGCATCGGCGAACTGTGGGTGCGCGCCCACGCCGACCGGGAGGACGTGCCGGTCCGCGACTAG